A window of Streptomyces sp. DG1A-41 contains these coding sequences:
- the npdG gene encoding NADPH-dependent F420 reductase → MTSTDSAATDNARKAPAKDPWDLPDVSGLVVGVLGGTGPQGKGLAYRLAKAGQKVIIGSRAADRAQAAAEELGHGVEGADNAETARRSDIVIVAVPWDGHGKTLESLREELAGKLVVDCVNPLGFDKKGAYALKPEEGSAAEQAAALLPDSRVTAAFHHLSAVLLQDPEIDEIDTDVMVLGEVRADVEIVQALAGRIPGMRGIFAGRLRNAHQVESLVANLISVNRRYKAHAGLRVTDV, encoded by the coding sequence ATGACCTCTACCGACAGTGCTGCCACCGACAACGCCCGGAAGGCCCCCGCCAAGGACCCCTGGGACCTGCCCGACGTCTCCGGACTCGTCGTCGGAGTGCTCGGCGGGACCGGGCCGCAGGGCAAGGGCCTCGCCTACCGGCTCGCCAAGGCCGGGCAGAAGGTGATCATCGGCTCGCGGGCGGCCGACCGTGCCCAGGCCGCCGCGGAGGAACTCGGGCACGGCGTCGAGGGCGCCGACAACGCCGAGACCGCGCGCCGCAGCGACATCGTGATCGTCGCCGTGCCGTGGGACGGCCACGGCAAGACCCTCGAATCCCTGCGCGAGGAGCTGGCCGGCAAGCTCGTCGTCGACTGCGTCAACCCGCTCGGCTTCGACAAGAAGGGCGCCTACGCGCTCAAGCCCGAGGAGGGCAGCGCCGCCGAACAGGCCGCCGCCCTGCTGCCGGACTCCCGGGTCACGGCCGCCTTCCACCACCTGTCGGCCGTGCTGCTCCAGGACCCGGAGATCGACGAGATCGACACGGACGTGATGGTGCTCGGAGAGGTCCGTGCCGACGTCGAGATCGTGCAGGCCCTCGCCGGGCGCATCCCCGGCATGCGCGGCATCTTCGCCGGGCGGCTGCGCAACGCCCACCAGGTGGAGTCGCTGGTGGCGAACCTGATCTCCGTGAACCGCCGGTACAAGGCGCACGCGGGGCTCCGCGTCACGGACGTATGA
- a CDS encoding bifunctional DNA primase/polymerase, protein MSAEYGGRTGLQGKLTQWLRAGRRAKETAGDGGREDLLLAAAGAGLPLAPAAHPAGYRCSCDRVGCPTPARHPVSFAWQTQSTTDRAQIERWAHHQPQANFITATGMVHDVLDVPLDAGRSALERLLAGGVEVGPVAESDDGRMLFFTLTRGTPEDEDEWWPCELDCHPETMDEHPGLRWHCRGSYVLVPPARLPGEDQTVRWVRGPEHPLPDPLTLLETLTEACARYAGEEADHAGAAWPLRH, encoded by the coding sequence ATGAGCGCGGAGTACGGCGGCCGGACCGGACTGCAGGGCAAACTCACCCAGTGGCTGCGCGCCGGGCGCCGGGCGAAGGAGACCGCCGGTGACGGCGGCCGTGAGGACCTGCTGCTCGCCGCCGCCGGCGCTGGACTGCCGCTCGCGCCCGCTGCCCACCCGGCCGGCTACCGCTGCTCCTGCGACCGCGTCGGCTGTCCCACCCCGGCCCGGCACCCGGTGTCCTTCGCCTGGCAGACGCAGTCGACCACCGACCGCGCCCAGATCGAACGCTGGGCCCACCATCAGCCGCAGGCCAACTTCATCACCGCGACCGGCATGGTGCACGACGTCCTCGACGTGCCCCTGGATGCCGGTCGCAGTGCGTTGGAGCGTTTGCTCGCCGGCGGTGTCGAGGTCGGGCCCGTCGCCGAGAGCGACGACGGCCGCATGCTGTTCTTCACCCTCACCCGCGGGACGCCCGAGGACGAGGACGAGTGGTGGCCCTGCGAACTGGACTGCCACCCCGAGACGATGGACGAGCACCCCGGGCTGCGGTGGCACTGCCGCGGCTCCTACGTCCTCGTACCGCCGGCGCGGCTGCCCGGTGAGGACCAGACCGTGCGCTGGGTGCGCGGGCCCGAGCATCCGCTGCCGGATCCGCTGACCCTGCTGGAGACCCTGACCGAGGCCTGTGCCCGGTACGCCGGTGAGGAAGCCGACCATGCCGGGGCGGCCTGGCCGCTGCGGCACTGA
- a CDS encoding DUF6578 domain-containing protein, with product MGLWHVIYEDWQMECCGTPFSVGDEVSWPLLLLDADGVFGGGWHDQLTKVSGPVEDVGGVRILREDTGLTVALGGDPDDEEDRRPKPGDRARSVGLLSVERHGARWPPASGRVRAVQVLIQTYAESAPGSRSWEPVAGKRRLRRVERCPEWFADGEVEQGSGGRALRRRESGVVVTLEVPGTDSRLSHAVREARGIHRGAEPGAETEDITAAALTDLLETLSTVAAPPRSHGRAGTSGLRRHA from the coding sequence ATGGGGCTCTGGCACGTGATCTACGAGGACTGGCAGATGGAGTGCTGCGGCACACCGTTCTCGGTGGGGGACGAGGTGAGCTGGCCGCTGCTGCTCCTGGACGCGGACGGTGTGTTCGGCGGCGGCTGGCACGACCAGCTCACGAAGGTCTCGGGACCGGTCGAGGACGTGGGCGGCGTCCGGATCCTGCGCGAGGATACGGGCCTCACGGTCGCCCTCGGCGGGGACCCCGACGACGAGGAGGACCGGCGGCCGAAACCGGGGGACCGGGCCCGGTCGGTCGGGCTGCTGTCCGTCGAGCGGCACGGTGCGAGGTGGCCCCCGGCCAGCGGGCGGGTGCGGGCCGTGCAGGTGCTGATCCAGACATACGCCGAGAGCGCGCCCGGCTCGCGCTCCTGGGAGCCGGTCGCGGGGAAGCGGCGGCTGCGGAGGGTGGAGCGGTGCCCCGAGTGGTTCGCCGACGGCGAGGTGGAGCAGGGGTCCGGCGGCCGGGCACTGCGGCGCAGGGAGTCGGGGGTGGTGGTGACCCTGGAGGTCCCGGGCACGGACTCGCGGCTCTCGCACGCCGTCCGTGAGGCCCGGGGCATCCACCGGGGTGCCGAGCCCGGCGCCGAGACGGAGGACATCACGGCGGCCGCCCTGACGGACCTGCTGGAGACGCTGAGCACGGTCGCGGCTCCGCCGAGGAGCCACGGCCGGGCCGGTACCAGCGGGCTCCGCCGACATGCCTGA
- a CDS encoding BTAD domain-containing putative transcriptional regulator yields the protein MDPVRYRILGTTQALRTDGTVVPVGGARLRALLTVLALRAGRTVPVGLLVDEVWGGDPPADAPGALQALIGRLRRALGADAVASAEGGYRLTAAPDDVDLHRFERLAGEGLRALADGDPAKAAVVLDDALAVWRGPALADLPDRAAEAARRDTRRLDVLRARHSAALALGQAEQSLPELTALCDSHPLDEPLQTLRLRALRDAGRTAEALDAYEDVRRLLADRLGADPGPELRSLHAELLKPGDDSPVSAPAADASGVGNLRARLTSFIGRESDIETIRADLTTARLVTLLGPGGAGKTRLSQEAAETLRHAMPGGVWLAELAPVDDPAAVPEAVLTAVGARETVLYGAGAEGIRAAVPDRLDDPVERLAEHCSRPRMLLILDNCEHVADAAARLAEELLERCPGLTVLATSREPLGVPGELLRPVEPLPEPVALRLLADRGAAARPGFRIEDDPEACAEICRRLDGLPLAIELAAARLRMLTPRQIADRLDDRFRLLTSGSRTVLPRQQTLRAVVDWSWDLLDEDERDVLRRLSVFAGGCDLPAAEAVCGPVALEALGSLVDRSLVVATPPGESGDGEMRYRLLETVAEYAAERLDESGQRADAERAHLTYFRELARTTDPLLRGPGQLAAIRRLEREYENLRTALRHAVALRDEQEALCLTLSLVWYWQMRDLRIEARNWCREVMALGPDPFTEPVRPAAPVWQRCTDAPPPMTGEVLWEARRGVHLAHLACMDTELDAWQNPRSQQKLRTISRTYQPGLPQNCRLPGLLWFFAVMLTGDMDRLRVIIDASIRTCRETPGFAWELASGLQMRANFLANRTDWAGDAARDADESLEIYRSLGDAWGTAEALSARAEAHERKGDYALAAADFEAAIAHAERLGARAQAAVLAARLGSALLEAGEGERGERLLREVIAQREDSHSEAMPAARLFLAGWLGMTGRIPEAREQLRRLRGDFRIAHFIVFDAFILGAEAWLDAMEGRHEACLDLIRRALERAADPLSAAIAPHMRAVYLTIAAGSLAGLDGGQRARDAARCLGAADALLPSGHVAARQEREAREQAERRARAVLGDPAYESAYAEGGGLSPEEATALL from the coding sequence ATGGATCCCGTGCGCTACCGCATCCTCGGCACCACGCAGGCGCTCCGCACCGACGGCACGGTCGTTCCGGTGGGCGGGGCGCGGCTGCGTGCGCTGCTGACCGTGCTGGCCCTGCGGGCCGGCCGTACCGTGCCCGTTGGGCTGCTCGTCGACGAGGTGTGGGGCGGTGATCCGCCCGCCGACGCCCCGGGGGCGCTCCAGGCGCTGATCGGGCGGTTGCGGCGGGCGCTCGGGGCGGACGCGGTCGCCTCCGCCGAGGGCGGGTACCGGCTCACGGCCGCGCCCGACGATGTCGACCTGCACCGCTTCGAGCGGCTGGCCGGTGAGGGGCTGCGGGCCCTGGCCGACGGCGACCCCGCCAAGGCGGCCGTGGTCCTGGACGACGCCCTCGCCGTGTGGCGCGGACCGGCCCTCGCCGACCTCCCCGACCGCGCCGCCGAGGCGGCCCGCAGGGACACCCGCCGCCTGGACGTGCTGCGCGCCCGCCACAGCGCCGCCCTCGCCCTCGGCCAGGCCGAGCAGTCCCTGCCGGAACTGACCGCCCTGTGCGACAGCCACCCCCTGGACGAGCCCCTCCAGACCCTGCGCCTGCGCGCCCTGCGCGACGCCGGCCGCACGGCTGAGGCGCTGGACGCCTACGAGGACGTGCGGCGGCTGCTCGCCGACCGGCTCGGGGCCGACCCGGGGCCGGAACTGCGCTCCCTGCACGCGGAGTTGCTGAAACCGGGCGACGACAGCCCGGTGTCGGCGCCCGCCGCGGACGCCTCGGGCGTCGGCAACCTGCGCGCCCGGCTCACCTCCTTCATCGGCCGCGAGAGCGACATCGAGACCATCCGGGCCGACCTCACCACCGCCCGGCTGGTGACACTGCTCGGACCCGGCGGGGCCGGGAAGACACGGCTGTCGCAGGAGGCCGCCGAGACCTTACGGCACGCCATGCCGGGCGGCGTCTGGCTGGCCGAGCTCGCCCCGGTCGACGACCCCGCCGCCGTACCGGAGGCCGTGCTCACCGCCGTCGGCGCCCGCGAGACCGTGCTGTACGGCGCCGGCGCCGAGGGCATCCGGGCCGCCGTCCCCGACCGGCTCGACGACCCCGTCGAGCGGCTCGCCGAGCACTGCTCCAGGCCCCGCATGCTGCTGATCCTCGACAACTGCGAGCACGTCGCCGACGCCGCCGCCCGGCTCGCCGAGGAACTGCTGGAGCGCTGCCCCGGCCTGACCGTCCTCGCCACCAGCCGCGAACCCCTCGGCGTGCCCGGGGAGTTGCTGCGGCCCGTGGAGCCGCTGCCGGAGCCGGTCGCGCTGCGGCTGCTCGCCGACCGGGGCGCGGCGGCCCGGCCCGGCTTCCGGATCGAGGACGACCCCGAGGCGTGCGCGGAGATCTGCAGGCGCCTCGACGGTCTGCCGCTGGCCATCGAACTTGCCGCCGCCCGGCTGCGGATGCTGACACCACGCCAGATCGCCGACCGGCTCGACGACCGCTTCCGTCTCCTCACCTCCGGCAGCCGTACCGTCCTGCCCCGCCAGCAGACCCTCAGAGCCGTCGTCGACTGGTCCTGGGACCTGCTCGACGAGGACGAACGGGACGTCCTGCGGCGGCTGTCGGTGTTCGCGGGCGGCTGCGACCTGCCCGCCGCCGAAGCCGTCTGCGGGCCGGTCGCCCTGGAGGCACTCGGCTCGCTCGTCGACCGCTCCCTGGTCGTGGCCACACCGCCCGGCGAGTCGGGCGACGGCGAGATGCGCTACCGGCTGCTGGAGACCGTCGCCGAGTACGCCGCCGAACGGCTGGACGAGTCCGGGCAGCGCGCCGACGCCGAGCGCGCCCACCTGACGTACTTCCGTGAACTCGCCCGCACCACCGACCCGTTGCTGCGCGGCCCGGGCCAGCTCGCCGCGATCCGCAGGCTGGAGCGGGAGTACGAGAACCTGCGCACCGCCCTGCGGCACGCCGTCGCCCTGCGCGACGAGCAGGAGGCGCTGTGCCTGACACTGTCCCTCGTCTGGTACTGGCAGATGCGCGACCTGCGCATCGAGGCCCGCAACTGGTGCCGCGAGGTCATGGCGCTGGGCCCCGACCCCTTCACCGAGCCCGTCCGCCCCGCCGCCCCGGTGTGGCAGCGCTGCACCGACGCCCCGCCCCCGATGACCGGGGAGGTCCTGTGGGAGGCCCGGCGCGGTGTCCACCTGGCCCATCTCGCCTGTATGGACACCGAACTGGACGCCTGGCAGAACCCGCGCTCCCAGCAGAAGCTGCGGACCATCTCGCGGACCTACCAGCCCGGCCTGCCCCAGAACTGCCGGCTTCCCGGCCTGCTCTGGTTCTTCGCCGTGATGCTGACCGGCGACATGGACCGGCTGCGCGTCATCATCGACGCGTCCATCCGCACCTGCCGGGAGACCCCCGGCTTCGCATGGGAGCTGGCTTCCGGTCTCCAGATGCGGGCCAACTTCCTGGCCAACCGCACCGACTGGGCGGGCGACGCCGCCCGTGACGCCGACGAGTCGCTGGAGATCTACCGGAGCCTCGGGGACGCCTGGGGCACCGCCGAGGCCCTCTCGGCGCGCGCCGAGGCCCATGAACGCAAGGGCGACTACGCCCTGGCCGCCGCCGACTTCGAGGCGGCCATCGCGCACGCCGAACGCCTGGGCGCCCGCGCCCAGGCGGCCGTCCTCGCCGCCCGGCTGGGCAGCGCGCTGCTGGAGGCGGGCGAGGGCGAGCGCGGCGAGCGGCTGCTGCGCGAGGTGATCGCACAGCGCGAGGACTCGCACAGCGAGGCCATGCCGGCCGCCCGCCTCTTCCTGGCCGGCTGGCTCGGCATGACGGGCCGCATCCCCGAGGCGCGCGAGCAACTGCGGCGGCTGCGCGGGGACTTCCGTATCGCCCACTTCATCGTCTTCGACGCGTTCATCCTCGGCGCGGAGGCCTGGCTGGACGCCATGGAGGGGCGCCACGAGGCGTGCCTGGACCTGATCCGCAGGGCACTGGAGCGGGCCGCCGACCCGCTCTCGGCGGCCATCGCACCCCATATGCGCGCGGTGTACCTGACCATCGCCGCCGGGTCCCTGGCCGGCCTCGACGGCGGGCAGCGGGCCCGGGACGCGGCCCGCTGCCTCGGCGCCGCCGACGCCCTGCTGCCGTCCGGGCACGTCGCCGCGCGGCAGGAGCGCGAGGCACGCGAGCAGGCGGAGCGGCGCGCGCGGGCGGTGCTCGGCGACCCGGCGTACGAGTCCGCGTACGCGGAGGGCGGCGGCCTCTCCCCCGAGGAGGCCACCGCCCTGCTCTGA
- a CDS encoding biliverdin-producing heme oxygenase, with translation MESFSTLIRTASREQHEEVRGSTFMSDLLGHKLGVDAFARYTEQLWFVYGALESGAERLAGDPVAGPFLRPELFRMASLEQDLEYLRGPDWRSGVSALPATLEYARRISDCARTWPAGYVAHHYTRYLGDLSGGQIIRDTAERTWGFPKKGDGVRFYVFAQIPNPAAFKRGYWELLDAVPGDELERQRIVSECKRAYALNNAVFQALGEEFPLSA, from the coding sequence ATGGAATCCTTCTCGACCCTCATTCGGACCGCTTCCCGCGAGCAGCACGAGGAGGTCAGGGGCTCGACGTTCATGAGCGACCTGCTGGGGCACAAACTGGGGGTCGACGCGTTCGCCCGCTACACGGAGCAGCTGTGGTTCGTGTACGGGGCACTGGAGTCCGGGGCGGAGCGCCTGGCCGGGGACCCGGTGGCCGGCCCCTTCCTCCGCCCGGAACTGTTCCGGATGGCCTCGCTGGAACAGGACCTGGAGTACCTGCGCGGCCCCGACTGGCGATCGGGCGTCAGCGCGCTGCCCGCCACCCTGGAGTACGCGCGGCGGATCTCCGACTGCGCCCGTACCTGGCCGGCCGGCTACGTCGCCCACCACTACACCCGCTACCTCGGCGACCTCTCCGGCGGGCAGATCATCCGCGACACGGCCGAGAGGACGTGGGGTTTCCCGAAGAAGGGCGACGGGGTCCGCTTCTACGTGTTCGCACAGATCCCCAACCCGGCCGCCTTCAAGCGGGGTTACTGGGAGCTGCTGGACGCGGTGCCCGGTGACGAGCTGGAGCGGCAGCGGATCGTGTCCGAGTGCAAGCGGGCGTACGCGCTGAACAACGCGGTGTTCCAGGCGCTGGGCGAGGAGTTCCCGCTGTCGGCGTGA
- a CDS encoding site-2 protease family protein — protein MTTATSRHSERRISPVFVGILAVTAVTGWATWTGFAQQPGVAVFLFVTAAWIVSLCLHEYAHARTALHSGDISVGAKGYLTLNPLKYTHALLSIVLPVIFVIMGGIGLPGGAVFIERGRIRGRWKHSLISAAGPLTNVLFAIVCTAPFWLDALDGVPSDFRFALAFLALLQVTAALLNSLPVPGLDGYGVIEPWLSYSIRRQVEPFAPFGLLFVFALLWLPAVNGVFFDVVDSVLKSLGISDFETYCGQALYRFWQGSNEFCSAAP, from the coding sequence ATGACCACCGCCACCAGCCGCCACAGCGAGCGGCGGATCAGTCCCGTCTTCGTCGGGATTCTGGCCGTGACGGCGGTCACGGGATGGGCGACCTGGACCGGGTTCGCGCAGCAGCCCGGGGTCGCCGTGTTCCTCTTCGTGACGGCGGCCTGGATCGTCTCGCTCTGCCTGCACGAGTACGCGCACGCGCGCACCGCCCTGCACAGCGGCGACATCTCGGTCGGCGCGAAGGGGTACCTCACGCTCAACCCGCTGAAGTACACGCACGCGCTGCTCAGCATCGTCCTCCCGGTGATCTTCGTGATCATGGGCGGGATCGGGCTGCCCGGCGGGGCGGTGTTCATCGAGCGGGGGCGGATCCGGGGCCGCTGGAAGCACAGTCTGATCTCGGCCGCCGGTCCGCTGACGAACGTGCTGTTCGCCATCGTCTGCACGGCCCCGTTCTGGCTGGACGCGCTGGACGGCGTGCCGAGCGACTTCCGGTTCGCCCTGGCCTTCCTCGCGCTGCTCCAGGTGACGGCGGCACTGCTGAACTCCCTGCCGGTGCCGGGCCTGGACGGCTACGGCGTCATCGAGCCCTGGCTGTCGTACAGCATCCGGCGGCAGGTGGAGCCGTTCGCGCCGTTCGGCCTGCTGTTCGTGTTCGCGCTGCTGTGGCTGCCGGCGGTCAACGGCGTGTTCTTCGACGTGGTCGACTCGGTCCTGAAGTCCCTCGGGATCAGCGACTTCGAGACCTACTGCGGTCAGGCGCTGTACCGCTTCTGGCAGGGCTCGAACGAGTTCTGCTCGGCCGCTCCCTGA
- a CDS encoding PhzF family phenazine biosynthesis protein codes for MTDYDVLRVFCGPNGGYGNELGVVREGSVLPERSERQAFAAKLGFSETVFVDDPERGVIDIYTPTLRLPFAGHPCVGTAWLLDVPELVTPAGVVGARQDGEFCWIEARAEWVPQRTLRQYGSAAEVDDLAVPPPGEWVYAWAWEDEPAGRVRARAFPGRGDGIDEDEATGAAALLLTDRLGRALNITQGAGSQILTAPQPGGWTEVGGRVRLER; via the coding sequence GTGACTGACTACGACGTGCTCCGCGTCTTCTGCGGGCCGAACGGTGGATACGGCAACGAACTCGGTGTCGTGCGTGAGGGTTCGGTACTGCCCGAGCGGAGTGAGCGGCAGGCGTTCGCCGCGAAACTCGGGTTCAGTGAGACCGTGTTCGTGGATGATCCCGAGCGCGGGGTGATCGACATCTACACGCCCACCCTGAGGTTGCCTTTCGCCGGGCACCCCTGTGTCGGGACGGCCTGGCTGCTCGACGTGCCCGAGCTGGTCACGCCCGCCGGGGTGGTCGGTGCCCGGCAGGACGGGGAGTTCTGCTGGATCGAGGCGCGGGCGGAGTGGGTGCCGCAGCGCACCCTGCGGCAGTACGGCAGCGCCGCCGAGGTCGACGACCTGGCCGTGCCGCCGCCGGGGGAGTGGGTGTACGCCTGGGCGTGGGAGGACGAGCCCGCCGGACGGGTGCGCGCCCGGGCCTTCCCCGGACGCGGCGACGGGATCGACGAGGACGAGGCGACCGGGGCGGCGGCCCTGCTGCTCACCGACCGGCTCGGCCGGGCCCTCAACATCACCCAGGGCGCGGGCTCCCAGATCCTGACCGCGCCCCAGCCGGGCGGGTGGACCGAGGTCGGCGGCCGGGTCCGCCTCGAACGCTGA
- a CDS encoding sialidase family protein, whose translation MTETSVPFRAGREGYASFRIPAVVATVPHSRLRSSGGTPIGTLLAFCEGRVGSRDDFGNIDVVLKRSTDGGRTWSPLLVAAKNGDALAGNPAPVVLDNGRVLLVHVRNAALATEDAIRRGKVSAADGRRVWVQHSDDDGLTWSAPKEITQETKEPHWRWYATTPGHALQLSTGRIVVPANHSLPPTGTDSGTEGRYNGGHCLLSDDRGATWRIGYVDDNTDGYINANETTAAELPDGRVYVNTRNDSPSPGTRADAHSADGGQTLVKPFRPQAGLPAPVCQASVLQLRDPDVLLYSGPADPGFRALMTIRASTDGGTTWRPAHTVDGLPAAYSDLVRVDADTVGLLYETGDFSAYETITFRRVPVTELT comes from the coding sequence ATGACCGAGACCAGCGTCCCCTTCCGCGCCGGCCGGGAGGGATACGCCAGCTTCCGCATCCCCGCCGTCGTCGCCACCGTCCCCCACTCTCGGCTCCGCTCGAGCGGGGGAACCCCCATCGGCACCCTGCTCGCCTTCTGTGAAGGCCGTGTCGGCTCCCGGGACGACTTCGGGAACATCGACGTCGTACTCAAACGCTCCACGGACGGCGGCCGCACCTGGAGCCCGCTCCTGGTGGCCGCGAAGAACGGCGACGCCCTCGCCGGCAACCCCGCCCCCGTCGTCCTCGACAACGGCCGCGTCCTCCTCGTGCACGTACGCAACGCCGCCCTCGCCACCGAGGACGCCATCCGGCGCGGCAAGGTGAGCGCGGCGGACGGGCGCCGCGTGTGGGTGCAGCACAGCGACGACGACGGCCTCACCTGGTCCGCGCCCAAGGAGATCACCCAGGAGACCAAGGAGCCGCACTGGCGCTGGTACGCCACCACCCCCGGCCATGCCCTCCAGCTGAGCACGGGCCGGATCGTCGTCCCCGCCAACCACTCCCTGCCGCCCACCGGCACGGACAGCGGCACGGAGGGCAGATACAACGGCGGCCACTGCCTGCTCAGCGACGACCGGGGCGCGACCTGGCGGATCGGCTACGTCGACGACAACACCGACGGCTACATCAACGCCAACGAGACCACCGCCGCCGAACTCCCCGACGGCCGCGTGTACGTCAACACCCGCAACGATTCCCCGTCGCCCGGCACCCGGGCCGACGCCCACTCGGCCGACGGCGGCCAGACCCTGGTGAAACCCTTCCGTCCACAGGCGGGCCTGCCCGCTCCCGTGTGCCAGGCGAGCGTCCTCCAACTCCGCGACCCCGACGTGCTGCTGTACTCCGGCCCCGCCGACCCGGGCTTCCGCGCCCTGATGACGATCCGCGCCTCCACCGACGGCGGCACCACCTGGCGCCCGGCCCACACCGTGGACGGCCTGCCCGCCGCGTACTCCGACCTCGTGCGCGTCGACGCGGACACCGTGGGACTGCTGTACGAGACCGGCGACTTCAGCGCCTACGAGACCATCACCTTCCGCCGGGTGCCCGTGACGGAGCTGACCTGA
- a CDS encoding glycerophosphodiester phosphodiesterase has translation MVTRIALTGLASAVSVVSLTLSGPVGATPALPAGTRPLEARTRPLEWGTGPLTVAALPRITYVAHRGGAREVPENSMTGLMAAYVRGTAQVLDFDTRLLRDGTLVVFHDETLNRTTYLGGEVRGLDAREWQGVRLRPKDALPGSWRSERPPTVAEVLDRLGGRIVLMLEAKDPRSLDRLAGLIRARGLTRSVFVNSNDPEVARRAHRLGLLAQLWRSARQLRTDRPERWRSYVDLLDVDHRARDADLVRAVNSGIRRVWAHTVLTDAQRDRVLALGCDGVITDAPGRLARAAQRGASP, from the coding sequence ATGGTCACAAGGATCGCGCTGACGGGCCTCGCCTCCGCGGTTTCGGTGGTCTCGCTGACCCTCTCGGGACCGGTCGGCGCCACCCCGGCCCTCCCTGCGGGCACCCGTCCGCTGGAGGCCCGCACCCGCCCGCTGGAGTGGGGCACCGGCCCTCTGACGGTGGCTGCGCTCCCCCGGATCACCTACGTCGCCCACCGCGGCGGCGCCCGCGAGGTCCCCGAGAACAGCATGACGGGGCTGATGGCCGCCTACGTGCGCGGTACGGCGCAGGTGCTGGACTTCGACACACGGCTGCTGCGCGACGGGACGCTCGTGGTGTTCCACGACGAGACGCTGAACCGCACCACCTACCTGGGCGGCGAGGTGCGCGGCCTCGACGCCCGGGAGTGGCAGGGCGTCCGGCTGCGCCCGAAGGACGCGCTGCCCGGCAGCTGGCGGTCGGAACGGCCGCCGACGGTCGCCGAGGTGCTGGATCGTCTCGGCGGGCGGATCGTGCTGATGCTGGAGGCGAAGGACCCGCGGAGCCTCGACCGGCTGGCCGGGCTGATCCGGGCCCGCGGCCTGACCCGCTCGGTGTTCGTGAACTCCAACGACCCGGAGGTGGCCCGGCGCGCCCATCGCCTGGGCCTGCTCGCCCAGTTGTGGCGCTCGGCGCGACAACTGCGCACGGACCGCCCGGAGCGCTGGCGGTCGTACGTGGACCTGCTGGACGTGGACCACCGGGCGCGTGACGCGGATCTCGTACGGGCGGTGAACTCCGGGATCCGGCGGGTGTGGGCGCACACCGTGCTGACGGACGCGCAGCGGGACCGGGTGCTGGCGCTGGGCTGCGACGGGGTGATCACGGACGCGCCGGGGCGCCTCGCGCGGGCGGCTCAGCGAGGCGCGAGTCCGTGA
- the map gene encoding type I methionyl aminopeptidase — MSGQSLLVPGELSPTRPVPGNIRRPEYVGKPAPTPYTGPEVQTPETIDAMRVAGRIAARAMAEAAKLIAPGVTTDELDRVAHEYMCDHGAYPSTLGYRGFPKSLCTSVNEVICHGIPDSTILRDGDIVNLDVTAYIGGVHGDNNATYLVGDVGEESRLLVERTRESLDRAIKAVKPGRQINIIGRVIESYAKRFGYGVVRDFTGHGINSSFHSGLIIPHYDSPHATTVIQPGMTFTIEPMLTLGTHEYDMWDDGWTVVTKDRKRTAQFEHTLVVTETGAEILTLP; from the coding sequence ATGTCTGGCCAGTCGCTGCTCGTACCGGGGGAGCTGTCCCCCACCCGTCCCGTGCCCGGAAACATCCGTCGCCCCGAGTACGTCGGCAAGCCCGCGCCGACGCCCTACACCGGACCGGAGGTGCAGACGCCCGAGACGATCGACGCGATGCGGGTCGCCGGCCGGATCGCCGCCCGGGCGATGGCGGAGGCCGCGAAGCTGATCGCCCCGGGGGTGACCACGGACGAGCTGGACAGGGTGGCGCACGAGTACATGTGCGACCACGGCGCCTACCCCTCGACGCTCGGCTACCGGGGCTTCCCGAAGTCGCTGTGCACCTCGGTCAACGAGGTCATCTGCCACGGCATCCCGGACTCGACCATCCTGCGCGACGGCGACATCGTCAACCTCGACGTGACGGCGTACATCGGCGGTGTGCACGGCGACAACAACGCGACCTACCTGGTCGGTGACGTCGGCGAGGAGTCGCGGCTGCTGGTGGAGCGGACCCGGGAGTCCCTCGACCGGGCGATCAAGGCGGTCAAGCCGGGCCGGCAGATCAACATCATCGGCCGGGTCATCGAGTCGTACGCCAAGCGCTTCGGCTACGGGGTGGTCCGGGACTTCACCGGCCACGGCATCAACAGCTCGTTCCACTCGGGCCTGATCATCCCGCACTACGACAGCCCGCACGCGACGACGGTCATCCAGCCCGGGATGACGTTCACGATCGAGCCGATGCTGACGCTCGGGACGCACGAGTACGACATGTGGGACGACGGCTGGACGGTCGTGACGAAGGACCGGAAGCGGACGGCCCAGTTCGAGCACACGCTGGTGGTGACGGAGACGGGCGCGGAGATCCTGACGTTGCCCTGA